Proteins from a single region of Dysosmobacter acutus:
- a CDS encoding ABC transporter permease, which yields MKHAARKLAMLLITMVAVSFFAFLAFQVLSGDPATQMLGTQATPEKVAELRHEMGLDRPFLTRYGEWLAGFFTGNLGTSYSYSVPVAELVGQKLPVTAVLTAMAFLMIAGLSVPLGIFSGRRHGGAVDRGLTVLNQIVMAVPPFFTGILFTWLFGLVLHWFTPGGYVPWSESRSGFLGYLVLPALSIALPRAAMCVRMMRGTILAELHKDYVRTTISRGGDSRYLLYRHVLKNSAVPLVTFLAQTMAEIAAGSVVVEQVFAIPGLGRLLLGSISGRDFPVAQAIVVLIAFWVVAVNTAADLINQRVDPRLRLEADHE from the coding sequence ATGAAACATGCGGCGCGCAAGCTTGCCATGCTGCTCATCACCATGGTGGCCGTCTCCTTTTTTGCCTTTTTGGCCTTCCAGGTCCTCTCCGGCGACCCGGCCACCCAGATGTTAGGCACTCAGGCCACGCCGGAGAAGGTGGCCGAGCTGCGCCATGAGATGGGGCTGGACCGGCCCTTCCTCACGCGCTACGGCGAATGGCTGGCCGGTTTTTTCACCGGTAATCTGGGCACCTCCTACAGCTACAGCGTGCCGGTGGCGGAGCTGGTGGGCCAGAAGCTGCCGGTGACGGCTGTGCTGACGGCCATGGCCTTTTTGATGATCGCGGGGCTCTCAGTGCCCCTTGGCATCTTCTCCGGTCGCCGTCACGGCGGCGCGGTGGACCGGGGGCTGACGGTGCTGAACCAGATTGTCATGGCGGTGCCGCCCTTTTTCACCGGGATTTTGTTCACCTGGCTCTTCGGCCTGGTGCTGCACTGGTTCACCCCCGGCGGATACGTGCCGTGGAGTGAAAGCCGCTCCGGCTTTCTGGGCTACCTTGTTTTGCCGGCCCTCTCCATCGCATTGCCCCGGGCGGCGATGTGCGTGCGGATGATGCGCGGCACCATCCTTGCGGAGCTGCATAAGGACTATGTGCGCACCACAATCTCCCGGGGCGGTGACAGCCGCTATCTCCTGTACCGCCATGTGCTGAAAAATTCCGCCGTGCCTCTTGTGACCTTCCTGGCCCAGACCATGGCGGAGATCGCCGCGGGCAGCGTGGTGGTGGAGCAGGTCTTCGCCATTCCGGGGCTGGGGAGACTCCTTTTGGGCTCCATCTCCGGCCGGGACTTCCCCGTGGCCCAGGCCATCGTGGTGCTGATCGCCTTCTGGGTGGTGGCGGTGAACACGGCCGCGGACCTCATCAACCAGCGCGTCGACCCCCGGCTGAGACTGGAGGCGGATCATGAATAG